A single window of Chloracidobacterium thermophilum B DNA harbors:
- a CDS encoding type IV pilus twitching motility protein PilT has product MSATIESLLKDPRMAGADQLVLQAGKAPTVFNSSGATELTRSPMTPFDIYRLLQPHLPDDKKTALMSQPTTNFRLNVNGAGTFDVSITKEGGGMKVSFVPVGSAPAKPSTPSAPMPPPSAARTSGTFTPAASVTPPRPMPPIPPTRPVPRPPTPASGMTVPEQVSGRQPAVNPPASTTGSSPPVAPAHSPATTGAGPAVHLRKRGPLEIDKLFEKQLELKASDMHISASVPPMLRLDGDMVVMPGYEGQPLTPADTERILWELMPDKNREEFNRRHDTDFAYEFGDAARFRCNIFMDRKGMGGVFRVIPSKILTAEMLGLSKEILKLCFLSKGLVLVTGPTGSGKSTTLCALIDFINRHRRDHIITIEDPIEFVHENKNCLINQREVHNHTDSFKDALRAALREDPDIILVGEMRDLETISIAIETAETGHLVFGTLHTSTAPSTVDRIIDQFPADRQAQIRVMLSESLKGVIAQTLCKKIGGGRVAALETLICDTGIANLIREGKTFQIPSAMQTGKAKGNVTLNDALLDHVKNKRVEPQEAYIKAVDKNGFEALLKRHNLDVSFLTNLANTNA; this is encoded by the coding sequence ATGTCGGCGACGATTGAAAGCCTGCTCAAGGACCCGCGGATGGCGGGCGCTGATCAGCTTGTTCTCCAGGCGGGTAAGGCTCCGACCGTCTTCAACTCATCCGGGGCAACGGAACTGACCCGCAGCCCGATGACCCCGTTTGACATTTATCGGCTCCTGCAACCGCACCTCCCCGATGACAAGAAAACCGCCCTGATGAGTCAGCCGACCACCAATTTCCGGTTGAACGTCAACGGTGCCGGGACGTTCGACGTGTCCATCACGAAAGAAGGCGGGGGGATGAAAGTCTCGTTCGTCCCGGTTGGCAGCGCCCCGGCCAAGCCTTCAACGCCGAGCGCGCCCATGCCTCCGCCTTCTGCCGCCAGAACCTCTGGAACATTTACTCCGGCAGCCAGCGTCACCCCACCCCGCCCGATGCCGCCGATTCCGCCCACCCGCCCGGTGCCCCGTCCCCCGACACCGGCTTCCGGGATGACCGTGCCGGAACAGGTATCCGGGCGGCAGCCGGCGGTCAACCCGCCAGCTTCCACCACTGGCTCCAGCCCTCCTGTGGCCCCGGCGCACAGTCCGGCAACAACCGGTGCGGGTCCGGCTGTCCATCTGCGCAAACGTGGGCCACTCGAAATTGACAAGCTGTTCGAGAAACAGCTCGAACTCAAGGCTTCCGACATGCACATTTCGGCGTCCGTGCCGCCGATGCTGCGTCTGGATGGGGATATGGTCGTCATGCCGGGGTATGAAGGGCAACCCCTGACACCCGCCGACACCGAACGCATCCTGTGGGAACTGATGCCGGATAAAAACCGCGAGGAGTTCAATCGCCGGCACGACACCGACTTTGCCTACGAGTTCGGCGATGCCGCCCGTTTCCGCTGCAACATCTTCATGGACCGCAAAGGTATGGGCGGCGTGTTCCGGGTCATCCCCAGCAAAATCCTGACGGCGGAAATGCTTGGTCTCTCCAAGGAAATCCTCAAGCTCTGCTTTCTGAGCAAGGGATTGGTACTGGTGACAGGCCCGACGGGGAGCGGCAAGTCCACGACCCTGTGCGCGCTCATTGATTTCATCAACCGCCACCGCCGCGACCACATTATCACCATCGAAGACCCCATCGAGTTTGTCCACGAAAACAAAAACTGCCTCATCAACCAGCGCGAAGTACACAACCACACCGACTCGTTCAAGGATGCCCTCCGTGCGGCCCTGCGCGAAGACCCCGACATCATCCTCGTCGGCGAAATGCGCGACCTCGAAACCATCTCCATCGCCATTGAAACCGCCGAGACCGGACACCTCGTGTTTGGAACACTGCACACATCCACAGCGCCTTCCACCGTTGACCGTATCATTGACCAGTTCCCGGCTGACCGGCAGGCGCAAATCCGGGTGATGCTTTCTGAATCGCTCAAGGGTGTTATTGCCCAGACGTTGTGCAAGAAAATCGGCGGCGGACGGGTGGCCGCCCTTGAAACGCTCATCTGCGACACCGGGATTGCCAACCTCATCCGTGAAGGCAAAACCTTCCAGATTCCCTCGGCTATGCAGACCGGCAAGGCCAAAGGCAATGTCACGCTCAATGACGCACTCCTCGACCACGTCAAAAACAAACGGGTCGAACCACAGGAAGCCTACATCAAAGCCGTGGACAAAAACGGCTTTGAAGCCTTGCTCAAGCGCCACAACCTGGACGTGAGCTTCCTGACCAACCTGGCCAACACCAACGCCTGA
- a CDS encoding glycine--tRNA ligase, whose product MAAADIGIIVSLCKRRGFIFPASEIYGGLGSTWDYGPLGVELKNNVKRAWWKAVVYDRDDIEGMDGAILMNRLVWKYSGHEATFSDPLVDCRECKGRFRADKTYELDCPRYKRKVAACSANLTEPRAFNLMFKTQVGPVEEDAAVAYLRPETAQSIFVNFKNIVDSRWRKIPFGIAQIGKAFRNEIVPGNFTFRTREFEQMEIEFFCKPGTDADWHAHWIEERHNWYLRYGIQAENLRRYVQQPEELAHYARACTDLQYRFFPEREDEEKQWDELEGIANRTDYDLSVHSKGKHDKWQVHNEHSTQSLVYRDPVTNEKYFPYVIEPSAGADRATLAFLMDAYSEKPGPDGEPRVVLKLHPALAPIKVAVLPLARNKSELVEKAKAIKADLQRHGIRAVYDDTAAIGKLYARQDEIGTPFCVTVDYDTLGIGKTKDGAKEEDAPASPAGLLDTVTVRDRDTWEQVRVPIAGLRDFLADRLGTV is encoded by the coding sequence ATGGCGGCGGCCGATATTGGAATCATTGTTTCACTGTGCAAACGACGCGGATTCATCTTCCCGGCAAGTGAAATCTACGGGGGGCTGGGTTCGACGTGGGACTACGGCCCACTGGGCGTCGAACTCAAAAACAACGTCAAACGCGCCTGGTGGAAAGCCGTCGTCTATGACCGTGATGACATCGAAGGCATGGACGGCGCGATTCTGATGAATCGCCTTGTGTGGAAGTACTCCGGGCACGAAGCCACCTTCAGCGACCCGCTGGTGGATTGCCGCGAGTGCAAGGGACGCTTCCGGGCCGACAAAACCTACGAACTTGATTGCCCCCGGTACAAACGCAAGGTTGCCGCCTGTAGCGCCAACCTCACCGAGCCACGGGCGTTCAACCTGATGTTCAAGACCCAGGTCGGCCCTGTCGAAGAGGATGCCGCAGTGGCGTACCTGCGCCCGGAAACCGCGCAGAGCATATTCGTCAACTTCAAAAACATTGTGGATTCGCGCTGGCGCAAGATTCCCTTTGGCATTGCCCAAATCGGCAAGGCCTTTCGCAATGAAATCGTGCCCGGCAACTTCACCTTTCGGACGCGCGAATTCGAGCAGATGGAAATCGAGTTTTTCTGCAAGCCGGGAACGGACGCCGACTGGCACGCCCACTGGATTGAGGAGCGCCACAACTGGTATCTGCGCTATGGCATCCAGGCCGAAAACCTGCGCCGGTACGTCCAGCAGCCGGAGGAACTCGCGCACTACGCCCGCGCCTGCACGGACTTGCAGTACCGCTTTTTTCCCGAACGCGAAGACGAAGAAAAACAGTGGGACGAGCTGGAAGGTATCGCCAACCGGACGGACTACGACCTTAGTGTTCACTCCAAAGGCAAGCACGACAAATGGCAGGTGCACAACGAGCACTCGACGCAGAGCCTCGTGTACCGCGACCCCGTGACGAATGAAAAATACTTTCCCTACGTTATTGAACCGTCGGCTGGCGCCGACCGCGCCACGCTGGCGTTTTTGATGGACGCCTACAGCGAAAAACCCGGCCCGGACGGTGAACCACGGGTCGTCCTGAAGCTGCACCCGGCGCTGGCACCCATCAAAGTGGCGGTGCTGCCGCTGGCGCGCAATAAATCAGAACTTGTCGAAAAGGCCAAAGCCATCAAGGCTGACCTGCAACGTCATGGCATCCGCGCCGTGTATGATGACACGGCTGCGATTGGCAAACTCTATGCCCGGCAGGACGAGATTGGCACACCGTTTTGTGTCACGGTAGATTACGACACGCTGGGTATCGGTAAGACCAAGGATGGCGCAAAGGAAGAAGACGCCCCAGCTTCTCCAGCCGGTTTACTGGATACCGTCACCGTACGTGACCGCGACACCTGGGAACAGGTTCGTGTCCCGATTGCCGGGCTACGGGACTTTCTTGCCGACCGTCTTGGCACGGTGTAA
- a CDS encoding c-type cytochrome, whose amino-acid sequence MHNLKRFLTLCAAVAAGVLSACVVKDNVPPPPPMKPKEEQVKTVEPTKPTTETSAKPAEPAKPAEGAEDPLIAKGRELYNANACASCHGDKGQGVLPNAPKFTDAAWQQKEKDEEIVASLKGAKAAQGMPAFKGGNGTDEEHKALVAYIRFLGKPAGK is encoded by the coding sequence ATGCACAACCTGAAGCGATTCCTGACCCTCTGCGCCGCTGTGGCGGCCGGCGTACTGTCTGCCTGTGTTGTCAAAGACAACGTTCCTCCACCGCCGCCGATGAAGCCCAAGGAAGAACAGGTCAAGACGGTTGAACCAACCAAACCCACGACGGAAACGAGCGCCAAGCCGGCGGAACCGGCCAAGCCGGCCGAAGGAGCGGAAGACCCGCTGATTGCCAAAGGGCGGGAGTTATATAACGCCAACGCCTGCGCCAGCTGCCATGGAGACAAGGGGCAGGGTGTGCTTCCCAATGCGCCCAAGTTCACCGATGCCGCCTGGCAGCAGAAGGAAAAAGACGAGGAAATCGTTGCCTCCCTCAAGGGGGCCAAGGCTGCCCAGGGCATGCCGGCCTTCAAAGGGGGTAACGGCACCGACGAAGAACACAAGGCGCTGGTGGCTTACATCCGCTTCCTGGGCAAACCGGCCGGGAAGTAA
- a CDS encoding c-type cytochrome, which yields MQSKTFVAGLAGMAFLTTLLGSGPATGRAPATRDESAGKRLARGKRLYNGAGACVACHGTDGRPTVPDAPDLTDADWQRQRTDEELSKSIANGKGTMPAFKGSPADIEALVAYVRSLAR from the coding sequence ATGCAGTCAAAAACGTTTGTCGCCGGGCTGGCCGGGATGGCGTTCCTGACGACACTGTTGGGTAGCGGACCGGCAACCGGACGCGCACCGGCCACGCGGGACGAAAGCGCCGGGAAGCGGCTTGCCCGTGGAAAGCGGCTTTACAACGGGGCCGGGGCCTGTGTGGCCTGTCACGGGACGGACGGGCGTCCCACCGTACCCGATGCTCCCGACCTGACAGACGCCGACTGGCAGCGCCAACGTACGGATGAGGAACTGTCCAAATCCATTGCCAACGGCAAAGGAACGATGCCGGCTTTCAAAGGCTCACCGGCGGACATTGAAGCTCTGGTGGCTTACGTCCGGTCACTGGCCAGGTGA
- a CDS encoding Rpn family recombination-promoting nuclease/putative transposase — protein MVEGHLENPHDRFFKDLLGRPGVAADFLANYLPPELLAHLDVTDPEALSGTFVDDDLREHLSDALFRVRDRTGAAALVYVLLEHKSTPWPWTPLQLLRYVVAIWEQARREGHTSLPVIIPVVFYHGQTRWNVATDVAGLVAHHDEPALRAWTPSFRYWLCDLSRFSPEVIKGGALLRAGLSVLRYVFTDELPERLREIFQLIALLEQQSVTEYLGTVLRYLAATGTPLRWQTVKTAAREALKEQAEALMKAPFVTEIWQEALAQGLEQGREQGHAQGSEQGKRLEALHIVLRQLRRRVGPLPPELESTLTTFPLETLEALSEALLDFQTQAEALAWVQQAQHQTPPRAE, from the coding sequence ATGGTTGAAGGTCATCTGGAAAATCCACACGACCGCTTCTTCAAGGACCTGCTCGGCCGGCCCGGCGTCGCTGCCGACTTTCTGGCGAATTACCTGCCCCCGGAGTTGCTTGCCCACCTGGATGTCACGGACCCGGAGGCGCTGTCCGGCACCTTTGTGGACGACGACTTGCGGGAGCACCTTTCTGACGCCCTGTTTCGCGTGCGTGACCGGACCGGAGCGGCGGCGCTGGTGTACGTCCTGCTCGAACACAAAAGCACCCCCTGGCCGTGGACGCCGCTTCAGCTTTTGCGGTACGTCGTCGCCATCTGGGAACAGGCGCGACGCGAAGGCCACACCTCCCTGCCGGTCATCATTCCGGTGGTGTTCTATCACGGGCAGACGCGCTGGAACGTGGCCACGGACGTTGCCGGGCTGGTGGCACACCACGACGAGCCGGCGCTGCGCGCCTGGACGCCCTCTTTCCGGTACTGGCTGTGTGACCTGTCCCGCTTCAGCCCGGAAGTCATCAAAGGCGGGGCCCTGTTGCGGGCTGGCTTATCGGTGTTACGTTATGTCTTTACCGATGAGCTGCCGGAGCGGCTGCGGGAGATTTTTCAGCTCATTGCCCTGCTGGAGCAGCAGAGTGTGACAGAATATCTGGGAACGGTGCTGCGGTATCTGGCCGCTACCGGAACCCCCCTTCGGTGGCAAACCGTCAAGACAGCCGCCAGGGAAGCCTTGAAGGAGCAGGCAGAAGCACTTATGAAAGCGCCATTTGTGACAGAAATCTGGCAGGAAGCCTTGGCACAAGGTCTGGAGCAAGGTCGGGAGCAAGGCCACGCCCAAGGGAGTGAACAGGGCAAACGGCTCGAAGCCCTGCACATTGTTCTGCGCCAACTCCGGCGGCGCGTCGGGCCGCTTCCGCCTGAGCTGGAGTCCACGCTCACGACCTTTCCCCTGGAAACCCTGGAAGCCCTGAGCGAGGCGCTGCTGGACTTCCAGACGCAGGCGGAAGCCTTGGCCTGGGTGCAGCAGGCACAGCACCAGACACCGCCTCGTGCCGAATAA
- the ychF gene encoding redox-regulated ATPase YchF has protein sequence MKVGIVGFAGAGKTTVFNALTGLTAEVGGYGSKERPNLGNIKVPDARVDTLGDIYRTRKRTYAEVAFVDVAGPTEQRSTTGLDTKLVTAMRDVDALAHVVRAFPDPLGTRPTDPAADIASFDAELMLSDLIQVENRLARLKKDQKATPQERALFERCHSALDAGQPLRSLDFDDEERQLMAGFRFLSLKPQMILLNVAEADVAAGVPPAIQEAARTQAIPTLVAMCGQTEMDIAQLDPAEQAEFLRDLGLTAPARDRFIVAAYGLLDLISFLTAGEDECRAWPVRRGTKAQRAAGKIHSDIERGFIRAEVIAYEDFISHGSEARCKEAGKLRLEGKDYVVRDGDIIHFRFNV, from the coding sequence ATGAAAGTAGGCATCGTCGGCTTCGCCGGCGCCGGCAAAACCACTGTCTTCAACGCCCTGACGGGCCTGACGGCCGAAGTTGGCGGCTACGGCAGCAAGGAACGCCCCAACCTTGGCAACATCAAAGTTCCGGATGCCCGTGTGGACACCTTGGGCGACATCTACCGCACCAGAAAACGCACCTACGCGGAAGTCGCTTTTGTGGATGTAGCCGGCCCGACCGAACAGCGCAGCACAACGGGCCTGGATACCAAACTCGTCACCGCGATGCGCGATGTGGATGCTCTGGCCCACGTCGTGCGCGCCTTTCCCGACCCGCTGGGAACCCGACCGACCGACCCGGCGGCCGACATTGCCAGCTTTGACGCCGAACTCATGCTGTCCGACCTGATCCAGGTCGAAAACCGGCTGGCGCGTCTCAAAAAGGACCAGAAAGCGACACCCCAGGAACGCGCGCTGTTTGAGCGGTGCCACTCCGCCTTGGACGCTGGGCAACCACTTCGGTCGCTGGATTTCGATGACGAAGAACGCCAGCTTATGGCCGGTTTCCGGTTTCTTTCACTCAAGCCACAGATGATTTTGCTCAACGTGGCGGAAGCTGACGTGGCGGCCGGTGTCCCGCCAGCCATCCAGGAAGCCGCTCGGACGCAGGCGATTCCAACGCTTGTCGCCATGTGCGGGCAAACGGAAATGGACATCGCCCAGCTTGACCCGGCGGAACAGGCAGAGTTCCTGCGTGACCTGGGGCTGACCGCCCCGGCGCGGGACCGCTTCATTGTGGCCGCCTACGGGCTGCTCGACCTCATCAGTTTCCTGACGGCCGGCGAGGACGAATGTCGCGCCTGGCCTGTCCGGCGTGGAACCAAAGCCCAGCGGGCAGCCGGAAAGATTCACTCGGACATTGAACGCGGGTTTATCCGCGCCGAAGTCATTGCCTACGAGGACTTCATCAGCCATGGCTCGGAAGCCAGGTGCAAGGAAGCCGGCAAGCTTCGCCTCGAAGGCAAAGACTACGTCGTCCGGGACGGCGACATCATCCACTTCCGGTTCAATGTCTGA